In Bifidobacterium sp. ESL0745, one DNA window encodes the following:
- a CDS encoding ABC transporter substrate-binding protein encodes MLVLGAGCGGSSNSSAKSGDITQQTITPGTLTIATGQPAYTPWVMDNKPESGKGMEAAVGYAVAEKMGFKKSQVKWVRTTFDSAIAPGSQKDWDMNIQQFGISKERAKAVDFTPSYFNADQAVIVLKDGKFADSNSVSGLKDAAIGAMVGTTSYDFATSKIKKDVKTYNDNATLAQALDSNQIDAIVVDTPTAVNIVKSGQVKRGKVIGRIPGSEDPEGDGIVLPKNSKLTAAATKAINTLQKDGTLDKLKNEWLQEYLVNVPELSK; translated from the coding sequence ATGCTCGTTTTGGGTGCGGGTTGCGGAGGATCTTCCAATTCCAGCGCCAAATCGGGCGATATCACCCAGCAGACCATTACGCCGGGAACGCTCACCATCGCCACCGGCCAGCCTGCCTACACGCCGTGGGTCATGGACAACAAGCCGGAAAGCGGCAAAGGTATGGAAGCTGCCGTCGGTTACGCGGTTGCCGAGAAGATGGGCTTCAAGAAATCACAGGTCAAGTGGGTTCGCACCACCTTCGATTCGGCCATCGCACCCGGTTCTCAGAAGGACTGGGATATGAACATCCAGCAGTTCGGCATCTCCAAGGAACGCGCGAAAGCCGTCGATTTCACCCCAAGCTACTTCAACGCCGATCAGGCGGTCATTGTGCTGAAGGATGGTAAATTTGCCGATAGCAACAGCGTCAGTGGCCTGAAGGACGCGGCGATCGGCGCGATGGTGGGCACGACCAGCTACGATTTCGCCACTTCCAAGATCAAGAAAGACGTCAAGACCTACAACGACAACGCCACCCTCGCTCAAGCCCTTGATTCCAACCAGATCGACGCCATCGTGGTCGATACTCCTACCGCCGTCAACATCGTGAAGTCCGGACAGGTCAAGCGTGGCAAGGTCATCGGCCGTATTCCCGGTTCCGAAGATCCGGAAGGCGACGGCATCGTTTTGCCGAAGAATTCCAAGCTCACAGCCGCGGCCACCAAGGCGATCAACACCCTCCAAAAGGACGGCACGCTCGACAAACTGAAGAACGAATGGCTTCAGGAGTATCTGGTCAACGTTCCCGAGCTGTCGAAGTAA
- a CDS encoding amino acid ABC transporter permease produces MPQTATQNISAIELERQGYLRKQNLRSVAISVVSTLVLAALIVIGLKVSPGWPNVRESFFSGKYFAQSFPVVLKGLWLNLEVLLFATVGVAILGTALAMIRISTSPLLFPLRALATLYTTLMRGIPMIVLLYLIGFGIPGLNIFGRIPAAVLGTIAIILDYSAFVGEVLRAGFQDVHPSQRASARSLGLTSGQTIRIVIIPQALRNVAPALMNDFISMQKDAGLISTLGAVDAVRAAQITVAQTYNFTPYVVASVLFICTSVPFILLNDWYSKRLRGREQGMGVV; encoded by the coding sequence ATGCCTCAGACTGCAACACAAAACATCAGTGCCATCGAGCTCGAGCGCCAAGGCTACTTACGTAAACAGAACCTGCGCTCCGTCGCTATCAGCGTCGTCAGCACCCTGGTACTCGCCGCACTTATCGTCATAGGACTCAAGGTTTCCCCTGGCTGGCCGAACGTACGCGAATCGTTCTTCTCAGGCAAATACTTCGCGCAATCCTTCCCGGTCGTTCTCAAAGGCCTGTGGCTCAACCTTGAGGTGCTGCTCTTCGCCACCGTGGGTGTAGCGATTCTGGGCACGGCGCTGGCCATGATCCGTATCAGCACCTCCCCGCTGCTTTTCCCGCTTCGTGCGCTGGCAACGCTGTACACCACGCTGATGCGCGGCATCCCCATGATCGTGCTGCTGTATCTGATCGGCTTCGGCATTCCCGGCCTCAACATTTTCGGACGTATCCCCGCCGCCGTTCTCGGCACCATCGCCATCATCCTCGATTACTCGGCGTTCGTCGGCGAAGTCCTGCGTGCCGGCTTCCAGGATGTCCATCCCTCACAACGCGCCTCGGCACGTTCTCTGGGGCTTACCAGCGGCCAGACCATCCGTATCGTCATCATTCCGCAGGCGCTGCGCAACGTCGCCCCGGCGCTGATGAACGACTTCATCTCCATGCAGAAGGACGCGGGCCTGATCTCCACACTCGGCGCGGTCGACGCGGTTCGCGCGGCGCAGATCACCGTGGCACAGACCTACAACTTCACCCCCTACGTGGTGGCCAGCGTGCTTTTCATCTGCACCAGCGTGCCCTTCATCCTCCTGAACGACTGGTATTCCAAGCGGCTGCGCGGCCGCGAACAGGGCATGGGCGTGGTATGA
- a CDS encoding amino acid ABC transporter ATP-binding protein, translated as MSETNSQTQDQGTLSPTQTRGTQSSQPQTAAAVSTADATSSDVVKPVLHLDNVKKTYRNGKVENHVLRGISFDINPHEVVALLGPSGSGKSTLMKCINLLERVDDGQIWLNGTDITDPRVNADKSRARIGVVFQQFNLFPHMSVIKNVTLGAIKVHHWPKDKAEAKAHELLQRIGMDTKAKAYPDQLSGGQQQRVAICRALMTDPELLLLDEITSALDPMLVGEVLEMVTELKDRGTTILMATHEMEFAHHAADRVVLLQQGVIAENGTPKEVMEESQNPATREFFSHFREV; from the coding sequence ATGAGCGAGACCAATTCACAGACTCAAGATCAAGGCACGCTGTCGCCAACGCAGACGCGGGGCACGCAATCATCGCAGCCCCAGACCGCTGCAGCCGTTTCGACCGCCGACGCCACCTCCTCCGATGTCGTCAAACCCGTTCTGCACCTCGACAACGTGAAGAAGACCTACCGCAACGGCAAGGTCGAGAACCATGTGCTCAGAGGCATCTCCTTCGATATCAACCCGCACGAGGTGGTAGCGCTTCTGGGCCCTTCCGGTTCCGGCAAATCGACGCTGATGAAGTGCATCAACCTTTTGGAACGCGTCGACGACGGGCAGATCTGGCTCAACGGCACCGACATCACCGACCCTCGCGTCAACGCGGACAAGTCCCGCGCGCGTATCGGCGTGGTGTTCCAGCAGTTCAACCTGTTCCCGCACATGAGCGTGATCAAAAACGTGACGCTGGGTGCCATCAAAGTCCACCACTGGCCCAAGGATAAGGCCGAAGCCAAAGCACACGAACTGCTGCAGCGCATTGGGATGGACACCAAGGCCAAGGCCTACCCCGACCAGCTTTCCGGCGGCCAGCAGCAGCGCGTCGCCATCTGCCGCGCGTTGATGACCGACCCCGAACTCCTGCTGCTCGATGAGATCACCTCCGCGCTCGACCCGATGCTCGTAGGTGAGGTGCTGGAAATGGTCACCGAGCTCAAAGACCGCGGCACCACTATCCTGATGGCCACCCACGAGATGGAATTCGCCCATCATGCCGCCGACCGCGTGGTGCTGCTCCAGCAGGGCGTCATCGCCGAAAACGGCACACCAAAAGAAGTCATGGAGGAATCGCAGAACCCTGCCACCCGCGAGTTCTTCAGTCACTTCCGCGAGGTGTGA
- a CDS encoding riboflavin kinase, protein MKITRLTPDHNGLVDWPTLSSHKRAVMTIGVFDGMHKGHQAVIKRVVELAKQTDSLAVVMVLDPRPALAHTYANEHDDMDLPKGFVDVQALSSVEQRARVMRELGVDRVIVLRYTMAFAAKSFRFFLGQMVGKLGMRTLVLGQDAALGANRKGDIKAIQELCEATRVFELDVVDDLGPGYTWVPAHFEPKMPEGIGEPQDPREGMNKAELRAWTKKNNCRKVRVWSSTNVRYLLSQGCVKAAAEILGHDHAVEGAVVHGEQRGREIGFPTANLAQVVEGYVPVDGVYAGWLVDLGPIDGAKSGGNNTGNAGYDKTGNGVNGNENSDNAANGGNAGNGTNSTVNGANAGNGNGGGPAEESRAVGGGDAANLASPSDEMRMAEGSPWRWPAAISIGTKPTYSDETGINERVIEPYCVTKDWLELYDHKVRVEFTQFLRGQVKFDGTDELKAALQDYADQTLEITDAK, encoded by the coding sequence ATGAAAATCACCAGGTTGACACCCGACCATAACGGATTGGTAGATTGGCCCACCCTGAGCTCGCACAAGCGCGCGGTGATGACGATCGGCGTGTTCGACGGCATGCACAAGGGGCATCAGGCCGTCATCAAGCGCGTCGTGGAGCTGGCGAAACAGACCGATTCGCTGGCTGTGGTGATGGTTCTCGACCCGCGGCCGGCGCTCGCGCACACCTATGCCAACGAGCACGACGACATGGATCTGCCGAAAGGTTTCGTGGACGTCCAGGCGTTGAGTTCCGTAGAGCAGCGCGCGCGAGTCATGCGGGAGCTCGGCGTGGATCGCGTAATTGTATTGCGTTATACGATGGCGTTCGCGGCCAAATCGTTCCGCTTCTTCCTGGGCCAGATGGTCGGCAAGCTCGGTATGCGCACCCTCGTGCTCGGGCAGGACGCGGCGTTGGGTGCGAATCGCAAGGGCGATATCAAGGCCATTCAGGAGCTTTGCGAGGCCACGCGCGTCTTCGAGCTTGACGTGGTCGATGATTTGGGGCCCGGCTATACGTGGGTTCCCGCGCATTTTGAGCCGAAGATGCCGGAAGGCATCGGCGAGCCGCAGGACCCGCGGGAGGGCATGAACAAGGCCGAGCTGCGCGCGTGGACCAAGAAGAACAACTGCCGCAAGGTGCGGGTCTGGAGCTCGACCAACGTGCGCTACCTGCTTTCGCAGGGGTGTGTGAAGGCCGCTGCCGAGATTTTGGGACACGACCATGCCGTCGAAGGCGCGGTGGTGCATGGCGAGCAGCGTGGGCGCGAGATCGGCTTCCCCACCGCGAACTTGGCGCAGGTGGTCGAAGGCTATGTGCCGGTTGACGGCGTCTACGCCGGTTGGCTGGTCGATTTGGGGCCGATTGATGGCGCTAAGAGTGGCGGCAACAACACCGGCAACGCTGGTTATGATAAAACCGGCAATGGTGTGAATGGCAACGAAAACAGTGACAACGCCGCAAATGGCGGTAATGCCGGCAATGGTACGAACAGTACGGTGAACGGCGCTAACGCTGGTAATGGCAATGGCGGCGGACCTGCTGAGGAAAGCCGTGCTGTCGGTGGCGGGGATGCCGCCAATCTTGCCTCGCCTTCGGATGAGATGCGCATGGCTGAAGGTTCGCCGTGGCGTTGGCCTGCCGCCATTTCCATTGGTACCAAGCCGACGTATAGCGATGAGACCGGCATCAATGAACGCGTCATCGAGCCATATTGCGTCACCAAGGATTGGCTGGAACTTTACGACCACAAGGTGCGTGTCGAGTTCACACAGTTCCTGCGTGGCCAGGTCAAGTTCGACGGTACCGACGAGCTCAAGGCCGCGTTGCAGGATTACGCGGACCAGACGCTGGAGATTACCGACGCGAAGTAA
- a CDS encoding 5'-methylthioadenosine/S-adenosylhomocysteine nucleosidase, which yields MNTENCVIAVQCALEREAELIVSKMDDAQTETILNNRVTTGSYKGVPLVVCVGGMGAANAASASQFIIDRYTPKALIFSGIAGSINPGLAVGDILICAEQHYAETNTPIIAECPPYLEYFPSDKKLVEAAIESVEQTGFRRIPSQRELVGMPSSLVRDVRPERLDAESSVSGIAVGPGMQDQHYVVGNISTSDRFNTDPDVLKELVERFGAEGEAMEEAPAAQIAGKCGVPFLCIRGISNPCGEAYDDLNAHERNMQGAADNAGMVTLGVVSHIGR from the coding sequence ATGAATACCGAAAATTGTGTTATCGCCGTGCAGTGTGCGCTCGAGCGCGAAGCCGAGCTTATCGTCTCGAAAATGGATGATGCGCAGACCGAAACCATTCTGAACAACCGCGTGACCACTGGCTCCTATAAAGGCGTGCCGCTTGTGGTGTGCGTGGGCGGTATGGGGGCGGCTAACGCGGCTTCGGCCTCTCAGTTCATCATCGACCGCTATACACCAAAAGCCTTGATTTTCAGCGGCATCGCTGGTTCCATCAACCCCGGACTTGCCGTCGGCGACATTCTCATTTGCGCCGAACAGCATTATGCGGAAACGAATACGCCGATCATCGCCGAATGCCCGCCGTATCTCGAGTATTTTCCCTCGGACAAGAAGCTGGTAGAGGCCGCGATCGAGTCGGTGGAACAGACCGGATTCAGACGCATCCCTTCGCAGCGGGAATTGGTCGGCATGCCCAGTTCGCTGGTGCGAGACGTGCGGCCGGAACGCTTAGATGCCGAAAGTTCGGTTTCAGGAATAGCCGTTGGTCCCGGGATGCAAGACCAACATTATGTGGTGGGCAACATTTCCACCAGCGACCGCTTCAACACTGACCCGGATGTGCTCAAGGAGCTGGTTGAGCGCTTCGGCGCCGAAGGCGAGGCGATGGAGGAGGCTCCTGCCGCCCAGATCGCAGGCAAGTGTGGCGTGCCGTTCCTGTGCATTCGTGGCATCAGCAATCCTTGCGGCGAAGCGTACGACGACCTCAACGCGCACGAGCGCAACATGCAGGGGGCTGCGGATAATGCGGGAATGGTCACGCTCGGAGTGGTCTCACATATCGGTAGATAA